Below is a genomic region from Rouxiella chamberiensis.
GTCAGTTGGACAAGTATGATGCAGTCATTCCGCGAATCGGCTCGGCGATTACCTTTTATGGCACCGCCGTGCTGCGCCAGTTCGAGATGCTGGGCAGTTTTCCCCTGAACGAATCGGTCGCCATTACGCGCGCCAAAGACAAGCTTCGCTCCATGCAGTTGCTTGGCCGCGCCGGTATCGACTTACCGATCACCGGTTTTGCCCATTCCCCCGATGATACCGCTGACCTGATTGCTCTGGTCGGCGGTGCGCCGCTGGTGGTGAAGCTGGTGGAAGGCACGCAGGGGCTTGGCGTGGTGCTGGCCGAAACCCGTCAGGCGGCGGAAAGCGTGATTGATGCCTTTCGCTGCCTCAACGCCAATATTCTGGTACAGGAATATATTCGTGAAGCCAATGGCAGCGATATTCGCTGTCTGGTGGTCGGGAAGCGGGTGGTCGGGGCGATTGAGCGTCAGGCCAAACCCGGCGAATTTCGCTCCAACCTGCATCGCGGTGGAACGGCCCGAAAGGTGACGAT
It encodes:
- the rimK gene encoding 30S ribosomal protein S6--L-glutamate ligase, whose translation is MKIAILSRDGSLYSCRRLKEAGESRGHHIDIIDPLSCYMNINCAASSMHYRGRQLDKYDAVIPRIGSAITFYGTAVLRQFEMLGSFPLNESVAITRAKDKLRSMQLLGRAGIDLPITGFAHSPDDTADLIALVGGAPLVVKLVEGTQGLGVVLAETRQAAESVIDAFRCLNANILVQEYIREANGSDIRCLVVGKRVVGAIERQAKPGEFRSNLHRGGTARKVTITAQEKEMALKAAHTLGLDVAGVDILRAERGPLVMEVNASPGLEGIETTTGLDIAGMMIDYLEHRAKPGFKLKSGG